A window of the Oncorhynchus kisutch isolate 150728-3 linkage group LG12, Okis_V2, whole genome shotgun sequence genome harbors these coding sequences:
- the LOC109900548 gene encoding rho-related GTP-binding protein RhoB produces the protein MAEIRKKLVVVGDGACGKTCLLIVFSKDEFPEVYVPTVFDNYVADIEVDTKQVQLALWDTAGQEDYDRLRPLSYPDTDVILMCFSVDSPDSLENIPEKWVPEVKHFCPNVPIILVANKRDLRNDENVRSELSRMKQEPVKTEDGRAMAMRIGAYDYLECSAKTKDGIREVFDTATRASLQKRSKPSSGCVNCCLLL, from the coding sequence ATGGCAGAGATACGAAAAAAGCTAGTCGTAGTCGGCGACGGCGCCTGTGGAAAGACCTGCTTGCTGATTGTGTTCAGCAAAGACGAGTTTCCTGAGGTCTATGTGCCAACTGTATTTGACAACTATGTGGCCGACATTGAAGTGGACACCAAGCAAGTCCAACTAGCACTGTGGGACACGGCTGGACAAGAGGACTACGATCGCCTTCGGCCGCTATCCTATCCGGACACTGATGTCATCCTGATGTGCTTTTCCGTGGACAGCCCGGACTCCCTCGAAAACATCCCCGAGAAATGGGTGCCAGAGGTAAAGCACTTTTGTCCCAACGTGCCCATTATTTTAGTTGCCAACAAAAGAGACTTGCGCAACGACGAGAATGTTAGGAGCGAGCTGTCCAGAATGAAACAGGAACCAGTGAAAACAGAGGACGGGCGCGCCATGGCCATGCGCATTGGTGCATATGACTATTTGGAGTGTTCTGCTAAAACGAAGGATGGTATTCGGGAGGTGTTCGACACTGCGACACGTGCTTCTTTACAGAAGAGATCAAAACCCTCCAGCGGTTGTGTGAACTGCTGTCTGTTGTTGTGA